The Salmo salar chromosome ssa06, Ssal_v3.1, whole genome shotgun sequence sequence TTTTACAATTTGTTATGATGCCTAAACCCATAAATGTTCATATGATATTGCAGTGTATTTGAATATATTTATTATATGAAATATTAAATAATATCTATTTTTTAAGACAAAATACATAGAATTTTCTCAAAACATTGTACAacgtactgtaggtctacttgtTTGACTGTGTGTAGCTTACCAGAATGTGGTTCTGTTGAGGAGAATATCATCAGACAGAGCAGCAGCGCCCTCTTCAGGGCAGCTTGGGCGTCGTCTGCGTTGCGTCTCTGCACTCGTGCAGGGCCTGCGCACGCTAGTACATGTCACCACAATTGCCAGCAGCGAATCCCGGCCCAGAGCTGCGCAGCAGCGTTGCGCAGCTTGGTGAAATACGCAGCCATTTCTCTTCATCTTGTTGTCAAGCCACAGGTCCGAGAATGCAAATACTGCAATAGTGGCTGATGTTGGGGGTTTGTAGGCGAATTTATTTTATATCTAATTGAGAGACTAAAACTTTTTCCTTCTCATAAGCATTGAGAGAAACAAccacataggcagcctgtttacACGGGATCGAGCGATTCCATACTATAGCCAAGAAAGTGCGCTTGGTAGACGGGGTAATGTCGTTGAATATCACTGTGAAAAGTGAAGACTCCGAGTCCTTTGACGAAGAAGACGAATCATCTTCGCTGCTTTCTGGCAAAAGAGGCTCCGAGTCTGCAGCTCGTCACGATATTTCTCCGGGAGAAGGCGGTCCAATAGAAGACCATGCAGGGTATTCAACACAGCATGGGCGGCTGGCAACTAAAACCACCACCAAACCCATCGTACTGTGTAAGTTGTTGGTACTGTATAATCAGACAGACATGGAATATTTTTCGGTCTTGTCTCACAGGAACTTTTACTTTAGAACTACTATTAGATAATAGGCAGAATCTACCGCACACCCAGAGCTGAGTAGTGAACGTACTGGACGCAAAAAGCAAACCTGGAGAAACAGGAAAAAGTCTGCACACTTTAGAAACATTAGTGCAATCTATAATGAAATATCAGAATTGTATTGACATTATGAGCTATCGCAAAAAAATTTGCTCTATTTGACTGTTTTGCATGTGTCATCTGCCTCTTTCTTTCTGTCCACTAGATCCTGTGAGTGCTGACCGTTTCTTTTCCTCGACTTCTGCAGATGGCAAAACCATCTTAAAGATAGCTCCAGGTGAGTCCTATTTTTCCAATTGAAGATAGAGGGGAGTAAAATAGAGAGGGATCATAAAATGAATCGAACTACCCCTTCCTATATTTCCTGGTCTAAGCACCTACTGTAGATGTACCATTTATCTGCagcacccagaaccaaatctctTGTGCATGCTGGCTAGCTGGTCGATAACATTTGTATGGTTAACTCTGTCATGAGAGGatttacattttggtaatttagcagatgctctggaCTTACAGTACTTATTAaaaatccctcctctcctcctcagcccCAGTCACGACCCTCCCGACTCCTCGGCCTCCTCCCCAGGTGTCCCCAGAGTTCTCCTACCAGGCCATCGTGTACCTGATCGAAGCAGTGGGGCGCCGTTGGAGCCTGTATGGGACCCGGGAGCGTTCGCAGCTCTTCCAGAGCGTGCAGAAGGAGTTGGAGGAGCAGGGTCACTGTCTCCCTGTTGAGAAGATCCGCCGCAAGTGGAACAACTTGATCGTCACCTATAAGAGGGTCAAATACAGAGGCAGGGAGACCGGCCAGGCCAGAACCTCCTGGGAGTACTTTGAGGTACTTGTTTGTTTTATAATAATAGACTTGTGTTGTTTAGCAAGAAAACCGATGCTTGTGGCTCTTCtgggcaaaacagacagggttgacTTAGAATCATAGGATTATTGAAAGTGTATTTTGTCATACATGCATTTGCACAGTAAGCACTTTTTGTGTCTCAAATACATTGTGACagttgttagttagctagctagcaaatttgAGCTATATTATCATAGACGTGGTATAAGTCAAAACACCTTCAAACAAGAAATGCTATCAAGAACAAGATACAATTAACTGAAACAAGCCaccacctacgattccccacatggcagtttccTGTCATTATTGCTAGCTGTCTGGCTGTTCAGGATCACAGCAACGCACAGCCTTCTACTCTTGCGTTGCTCACGCATCATTTTCGTGATGTTGTCAGGCAGCCGTCTATTCATTTTGTTAAATGTTGTTATTGTGGTCATAGTGGTCTTCTGGTGAATGCTCAACAATTCTAGTGACATTGTGGGTGTACTATGAAAGTAAGAAACAAGATTGTTATAAGCTGCCCAAGGGTGCTGACAAGACCCTCTTATCTCAACATTCCATCTCTctttgtgtcgctctctctctctcataagatGATGGATGCCATGCTTGGTGACACCATCGGCGCAGAGACCACTAGCAGCCCTACCCTAGTAACCAGCATCCCTAAGGTGAACGTCGCCACGGAAACCACCAAAACAGAGCAGAAGCCCCTTCTCCTTCCCCATGGCAACCTCATCACTGCCTGCACTCGGACACTCAGccttgtcccctcctccctcccactccacacaccagttccctccaccctccctctct is a genomic window containing:
- the LOC106607433 gene encoding uncharacterized protein is translated as MSLNITVKSEDSESFDEEDESSSLLSGKRGSESAARHDISPGEGGPIEDHAGYSTQHGRLATKTTTKPIVLYPVSADRFFSSTSADGKTILKIAPAPVTTLPTPRPPPQVSPEFSYQAIVYLIEAVGRRWSLYGTRERSQLFQSVQKELEEQGHCLPVEKIRRKWNNLIVTYKRVKYRGRETGQARTSWEYFEMMDAMLGDTIGAETTSSPTLVTSIPKVNVATETTKTEQKPLLLPHGNLITACTRTLSLVPSSLPLHTPVPSTLPLYTFVRSLPTPVCSSLPLPNPLDTPSPRIANNTDPLQPNPSPDPVAQPPASRHIPSNLSRVHLRRKKHGRFSSCSSSKGSSIISLLAQQQKRVEEGTSLLQEFLRRQEGHAKEEQVRHSRAEARGRRRERREARMAESLGRMATALELLSSKQDTVIALLQRLAERDRK